Proteins encoded within one genomic window of Jiangella mangrovi:
- a CDS encoding helix-turn-helix domain-containing protein has product MPGGRLTQGERQQIALGLADDLAYAEIARRLDRPTSTITREVMRNGGPAGYRADLAHHATERRAHRRKPAAPRGPQVSPSAHGRDPEAVSEYEESFTTLLMQSGLPRIASRVLTCLYTSDAGSLTASELVQRLQVSPASVSKAITLLEHQGLVLRERAEGRRERYVADNDVWYQSMIAAARSNLQLAETARQGVGVLGAGTPAAVRLENMARFVDFVAESITRAAEQARDILHTKAAPPPG; this is encoded by the coding sequence ATGCCCGGAGGAAGGCTCACTCAGGGGGAACGCCAGCAGATCGCGCTGGGCCTCGCCGACGACCTCGCCTACGCCGAGATCGCCCGGCGGCTCGACCGCCCCACCTCGACCATCACGCGCGAGGTCATGCGCAACGGCGGCCCGGCCGGCTACCGCGCCGACCTCGCCCACCACGCGACCGAGCGCCGCGCCCACCGGCGCAAGCCGGCCGCACCCCGGGGGCCGCAGGTGTCGCCGTCGGCCCATGGGCGCGACCCCGAGGCGGTGAGCGAGTACGAAGAGTCGTTCACGACGCTGCTCATGCAGTCGGGCCTGCCCCGCATAGCGTCGCGGGTGCTGACCTGCCTCTACACCAGCGACGCCGGCAGCCTCACCGCGTCGGAGCTGGTCCAGCGCCTGCAGGTCAGCCCGGCGTCGGTCTCGAAGGCGATCACGCTGCTCGAGCACCAGGGCCTCGTGCTCCGCGAGCGCGCCGAGGGTCGCCGCGAGCGCTACGTCGCCGACAACGACGTCTGGTACCAGTCGATGATCGCCGCCGCCCGGTCCAACCTCCAGCTCGCCGAGACCGCCCGGCAGGGGGTCGGCGTCCTCGGCGCCGGCACCCCGGCCGCGGTCCGCCTCGAGAACATGGCCCGCTTCGTCGACTTCGTCGCCGAGTCCATCACCCGCGCGGCGGAGCAGGCCCGCGACATCCTGCACACGAAGGCCGCCCCGCCGCCCGGCTAA
- a CDS encoding ABC transporter ATP-binding protein, with translation MPPVVEMTGVGRMFPGPPRVEAVKDVDLTVAEGEYLSIIGPSGSGKSTLLHLLGLLDRPSHGTYRLDGVDVSTLSERRRTRVRGERIGFVFQAFHLLPHRTVLENVELAMIYLRVPRRERTARATATLERVGLGHRLDFDPITLSGGERQRVAIARALVAQPSLLLADEPTGNLDSGNAASVLDLFDELHAEGLTLAVITHDDGVSARAQRRVRIVDGVMSDVAAGVVV, from the coding sequence ATGCCGCCGGTGGTTGAGATGACCGGAGTCGGCCGGATGTTCCCCGGCCCGCCGCGGGTCGAGGCCGTCAAGGACGTCGACCTCACCGTCGCCGAGGGCGAGTACCTGTCGATCATCGGGCCGTCGGGATCGGGCAAGTCGACGCTGCTGCACCTGCTCGGCCTGCTGGACCGGCCGTCGCACGGGACCTACCGGCTCGACGGCGTCGACGTCAGCACGCTGTCCGAACGACGGCGCACGCGGGTGCGCGGCGAGCGGATCGGCTTCGTGTTCCAGGCCTTCCACCTGCTGCCGCACCGCACCGTCCTCGAGAACGTGGAGCTGGCGATGATCTACCTGCGGGTGCCGCGGCGGGAGCGGACGGCGCGCGCCACGGCCACGCTCGAGCGGGTCGGGCTGGGGCACCGGCTGGACTTCGACCCGATCACGCTGTCCGGCGGCGAACGGCAGCGGGTCGCCATCGCCCGCGCGCTGGTGGCGCAGCCGAGCCTGCTGCTGGCCGACGAGCCGACCGGCAACCTCGACTCCGGCAACGCGGCGTCGGTGCTGGACCTCTTCGACGAGCTGCACGCCGAGGGGCTGACGCTCGCCGTCATCACCCACGACGACGGCGTGAGCGCCCGGGCGCAGCGGCGGGTCCGGATCGTCGACGGCGTCATGTCCGACGTGGCCGCCGGGGTGGTCGTGTGA
- a CDS encoding (Fe-S)-binding protein: MQYVAVVAALGVTVLALVVFTDAVVRMVRVIRLGGPAPGRKLNPSGRTRTLVREFLGHTKMAKRPVVAAAHWFVMVGFFALFFTLVTAYGQLFDAHFALPLIGHWVVFEWGTELITWATLIGIVVLTVIRQKSHPRRLGRRSRFFGSNFWQAYYVEFTIATIALSILALRGLEYRLYGDGDVLHFPLTAFIGSWFDGVSTGDVELAIHVVAAVKIIVSWAFFTVIAWNLTMGVAWHRGLAFFNIWFKRESDGGPALGAAKPLTVDGEPVDFEALDDLDEDAAFGVGKVEDFSWKGLLDFSTCTECGRCQSQCPAWNTEKPLSPKLFVTALRDHAYAKAPYLLDADTAPAEARAEAERPLVGPVDAGGVIDPDVLWSCTTCGACVEQCPVDIEHVDHILDLRRYQTLIESEFPSELNGLFKNLEKAGNPWGVNASKRLDWADALPFQVQRVGVEVSSLEEVDWLFWVGCAGAFEDRAKKTTQAVAELLHTAGVSFAVLGDGETCTGDPARRSGNEFLYQQLAAQNIDVLRESKAVRVVSSCAHCFNTIKNEYAQLGLELEVVHHTQLLNRLVREGKLTPVAPTDPETVAGRPVTYHDPCYLGRHNQVYSPPRELVGALPGVELREMPRNQQNSFCCGAGGARMWMEERIGTRVNSARTAEALDTGAEAIAVGCPFCRVMLSDGLTEAQAQGRGDGVEVLDVAQLLLASVKRGS; encoded by the coding sequence ATGCAGTACGTCGCCGTAGTCGCCGCTCTCGGGGTGACGGTGCTGGCGCTTGTCGTGTTCACCGACGCCGTCGTGCGGATGGTGCGGGTGATCCGCCTGGGCGGCCCCGCGCCCGGCCGCAAGCTGAACCCGTCGGGCCGCACCCGCACGCTGGTCCGCGAGTTCCTGGGCCACACGAAGATGGCGAAGCGGCCGGTGGTCGCGGCCGCGCACTGGTTCGTCATGGTCGGGTTCTTCGCGCTGTTCTTCACGCTGGTGACGGCGTACGGGCAGCTGTTCGACGCGCACTTCGCGCTGCCGCTCATCGGGCACTGGGTCGTGTTCGAGTGGGGCACTGAGCTCATCACGTGGGCGACGCTCATCGGCATCGTCGTGCTGACGGTCATCCGGCAGAAGTCGCACCCGCGGCGGCTGGGCCGGCGCTCGCGGTTCTTCGGGTCGAACTTCTGGCAGGCCTACTACGTCGAGTTCACCATCGCGACCATCGCGCTGAGCATCTTGGCGCTGCGGGGGCTGGAGTACCGCCTCTACGGTGACGGCGATGTGCTGCACTTCCCGCTGACGGCGTTCATCGGCTCGTGGTTCGACGGTGTCAGCACCGGTGACGTCGAGCTCGCCATCCACGTGGTCGCGGCGGTGAAGATCATCGTGTCGTGGGCGTTCTTCACGGTCATCGCGTGGAACCTCACCATGGGCGTGGCCTGGCACCGCGGGCTGGCGTTCTTCAACATCTGGTTCAAGCGCGAGTCCGACGGCGGCCCGGCGCTGGGCGCGGCGAAGCCGCTGACGGTCGACGGCGAGCCGGTCGACTTCGAGGCGCTCGACGACCTCGACGAGGACGCCGCGTTCGGGGTGGGCAAGGTCGAGGACTTCTCCTGGAAGGGCCTGCTCGACTTCTCCACCTGCACCGAGTGCGGGCGGTGCCAGTCGCAGTGCCCGGCCTGGAACACCGAGAAGCCGCTGTCGCCGAAGCTGTTCGTCACGGCCCTGCGCGACCACGCCTACGCCAAGGCGCCCTACCTGCTCGATGCCGACACCGCGCCCGCCGAGGCGCGGGCCGAGGCCGAGCGGCCGCTGGTCGGCCCGGTCGACGCCGGCGGGGTCATCGACCCCGACGTGCTGTGGTCGTGCACCACCTGCGGCGCCTGCGTGGAGCAGTGCCCGGTCGACATCGAGCACGTCGACCACATCCTCGACCTGCGCCGCTACCAGACGCTCATCGAGTCCGAGTTCCCGAGCGAGCTGAACGGGCTGTTCAAGAACCTCGAGAAGGCCGGCAACCCGTGGGGCGTCAACGCCTCCAAGCGGCTGGACTGGGCCGACGCGCTGCCGTTCCAGGTCCAGCGGGTCGGCGTCGAGGTCTCCTCGCTGGAGGAGGTGGACTGGCTGTTCTGGGTCGGCTGCGCCGGCGCGTTCGAGGACCGCGCGAAGAAGACCACCCAGGCCGTCGCGGAGCTGCTGCACACCGCCGGGGTGTCCTTCGCCGTCCTGGGCGACGGCGAGACCTGCACCGGCGACCCCGCCCGGCGCTCGGGCAACGAGTTCCTCTACCAGCAGCTCGCCGCGCAGAACATCGACGTGCTCCGCGAGTCCAAGGCCGTGCGCGTCGTCTCCAGCTGCGCCCACTGCTTCAACACCATCAAGAACGAGTACGCCCAGCTCGGCCTCGAGCTCGAGGTCGTGCACCACACCCAGCTGCTCAACCGGCTCGTCCGCGAGGGGAAGCTGACCCCCGTCGCGCCCACCGACCCCGAGACCGTCGCCGGCCGCCCGGTCACCTACCACGACCCCTGCTACCTCGGCCGGCACAACCAGGTCTACAGCCCGCCGCGCGAGCTGGTCGGCGCCCTGCCCGGGGTCGAGCTGCGCGAGATGCCGCGCAACCAGCAGAACTCCTTCTGCTGCGGCGCCGGCGGGGCGCGCATGTGGATGGAGGAGCGCATCGGCACCCGGGTCAACAGCGCCCGCACCGCCGAGGCCCTCGACACGGGCGCCGAGGCCATCGCCGTCGGCTGCCCGTTCTGCCGCGTCATGCTCTCCGACGGCCTCACCGAGGCCCAGGCGCAGGGCCGCGGCGACGGCGTCGAGGTCCTCGACGTCGCCCAGCTGCTGCTCGCCTCGGTCAAGCGCGGCTCCTGA
- a CDS encoding DUF4097 family beta strand repeat-containing protein — MQTFDTPAPISAVLDIPAGHVQFIAADRADTTVDVRPSDASKGRDVELAEQTTIEYADGVLRVAAEAKHRILGSSGSVEVTVQLPAGSRVEAKAAAGDLRGVGRFGDVTLEVAAGDLKVDEAESAHLTVQAGDVTVGRLNGSAEVSTAKGDIRIAEAVRGTLVLRTQAGDVSVGAAAGVSASLDAGTTLGRVRNSLRNEGAAELEIRATTALGDIDAHSL; from the coding sequence ATGCAGACCTTCGACACCCCCGCCCCGATCTCCGCCGTCCTCGACATCCCCGCGGGCCACGTCCAGTTCATCGCCGCCGACCGGGCCGACACCACGGTCGACGTCCGGCCCTCCGACGCCTCGAAGGGCCGCGACGTCGAGCTGGCCGAGCAGACCACGATCGAGTACGCCGACGGAGTCCTGCGCGTCGCGGCCGAGGCGAAGCACCGGATCCTCGGCAGCTCCGGCTCCGTCGAGGTGACCGTCCAGCTACCCGCCGGCTCGCGGGTCGAGGCCAAGGCGGCCGCGGGCGACCTGCGCGGCGTCGGGCGGTTCGGCGACGTCACCCTCGAGGTCGCGGCCGGTGACCTCAAGGTCGACGAGGCCGAGAGCGCCCACCTCACCGTCCAGGCCGGTGACGTCACCGTGGGCCGCCTCAACGGCTCCGCCGAGGTCAGCACCGCCAAGGGCGACATCCGCATCGCCGAGGCCGTGCGCGGCACCCTCGTGCTGCGCACCCAGGCCGGCGACGTGTCGGTCGGCGCGGCCGCCGGCGTGTCCGCCTCGCTGGACGCCGGCACCACCCTCGGGCGGGTCCGCAACTCGCTGCGGAACGAGGGCGCGGCCGAGCTGGAGATCCGGGCGACCACCGCTCTCGGCGACATCGACGCGCACAGCCTCTGA
- a CDS encoding ABC transporter permease has translation MRRPRLARLTRRRGRQRVTRRGRRMTLRDLTSEALAGVAARPSRLALTTLGTVLGIAALVATIGLGQTAAGQISDRFDAVAATRVTVEPGETEGPDGQVALTQLPWDAPARLERLAGVESAGTFAAVDVGGDPVRGVPYGTQEQTVPVAAASPGLFESLGARLSGGRTFDEGHDARGDAVVVLGRYAADRLGINRVDAQPSIFIGDRAFTVIGIVDSVDYRTELQDSVIMPMTTARELFGLEAPEVLEVRTELGAAQLIGRQAPIAVDPNNPDLLDVSAPPRPGSLRDNVSADVNGLFLALGGLSLLVGGLGIANVTLLSVLERISEIGLRRAVGAGRVHVAGQFLVESGIVGLLGGLIGSTIGVLATVGVSVVRDWTPLLDIRLALVAPLLGGLIGLVAGAYPAWRASAVEPITALRSG, from the coding sequence GTGAGGCGGCCGCGACTGGCCCGGCTGACCCGGCGGCGCGGGCGGCAGCGGGTGACCCGTCGCGGCCGGCGGATGACCCTGCGCGACCTGACCTCCGAGGCGCTCGCCGGGGTGGCCGCGCGGCCGTCGCGGCTCGCGTTGACCACGCTGGGGACGGTGCTGGGCATCGCCGCGCTGGTGGCGACGATCGGGCTCGGGCAGACGGCGGCCGGGCAGATCTCCGACCGGTTCGACGCGGTCGCCGCGACCCGGGTCACCGTCGAGCCGGGGGAGACCGAGGGTCCGGACGGGCAGGTCGCCCTGACCCAGCTGCCGTGGGACGCGCCGGCCCGGCTCGAGCGGCTGGCCGGCGTCGAGTCGGCGGGCACGTTCGCGGCCGTCGACGTCGGCGGCGACCCGGTCCGCGGCGTGCCGTACGGGACCCAGGAGCAGACGGTGCCTGTGGCCGCCGCGTCGCCGGGGCTGTTCGAGTCGCTCGGGGCGCGGCTGTCCGGCGGCCGGACCTTCGACGAGGGGCACGACGCCCGCGGCGACGCCGTCGTCGTCCTCGGCCGCTACGCCGCCGACCGGCTGGGCATCAACCGGGTCGACGCACAACCGTCGATCTTCATCGGCGACCGCGCGTTCACCGTCATCGGGATCGTGGACTCCGTCGACTACCGGACGGAGCTGCAGGACTCCGTGATCATGCCGATGACCACCGCGCGCGAGCTGTTCGGGCTGGAGGCGCCCGAGGTGCTCGAGGTCCGGACGGAGCTCGGCGCGGCCCAGCTGATCGGCCGGCAGGCGCCGATCGCCGTCGACCCCAACAACCCCGACCTGCTCGACGTGTCGGCACCGCCGCGGCCGGGCTCGCTGCGCGACAACGTGTCGGCCGACGTCAACGGGCTGTTCCTCGCCCTCGGCGGGCTGTCGCTGCTGGTCGGCGGGCTGGGCATCGCGAACGTCACACTGCTGTCGGTGCTGGAGCGGATCTCCGAGATCGGGCTGCGCCGGGCGGTCGGCGCGGGCCGGGTGCACGTGGCCGGCCAGTTCCTGGTCGAGAGCGGGATCGTCGGCCTGTTGGGAGGGCTGATCGGCTCGACCATTGGGGTGCTGGCGACGGTCGGGGTGTCGGTCGTGCGCGACTGGACGCCGCTGCTGGACATCCGGCTGGCGCTCGTTGCGCCGCTGCTCGGCGGCCTGATCGGCCTGGTCGCGGGCGCCTATCCCGCCTGGCGGGCGTCCGCCGTCGAGCCGATCACGGCCTTGCGCAGCGGTTAG
- the dcd gene encoding dCTP deaminase codes for MLLSDRDIRAAVESKRVALDPFDPEMIQPSSIDVRLDRYFRVFENHRYPHIDPAEEQPDLTRMVEPHGGEPFVLHPGEFVLASTYETVTLGDDVAARLEGKSSLGRLGLLTHSTAGFIDPGFTGHVTLELSNVATLPIKLWPGMKIGQLCFFQLSSPAEEPYGSQRHGSRYQGQRGPTPSRSYLSFHRTHIESA; via the coding sequence ATGCTGCTCTCCGACCGCGACATCCGGGCCGCCGTCGAGTCGAAGCGGGTCGCGCTCGACCCGTTCGACCCGGAGATGATCCAACCGTCGAGCATCGACGTCCGGCTCGACCGGTACTTCCGCGTGTTCGAGAACCACCGGTACCCGCACATCGACCCGGCCGAGGAGCAGCCCGACCTCACCCGCATGGTCGAGCCGCACGGCGGCGAGCCGTTCGTGCTGCACCCGGGCGAGTTCGTGCTGGCCTCGACGTACGAGACGGTGACGCTGGGCGACGACGTCGCGGCGCGGCTCGAGGGCAAGTCCAGCCTGGGCCGGCTGGGGCTGCTGACGCACTCCACCGCCGGGTTCATCGATCCCGGCTTCACCGGCCACGTCACGCTCGAGCTGTCCAACGTGGCCACGCTGCCGATCAAGCTCTGGCCGGGCATGAAGATCGGGCAGCTCTGCTTCTTCCAGCTGTCGTCGCCGGCCGAGGAGCCCTACGGCTCGCAGCGGCACGGCTCGCGTTACCAGGGGCAACGTGGCCCGACGCCCAGCCGTTCGTACCTGAGCTTCCACCGGACGCACATCGAGAGCGCCTAG
- a CDS encoding TRIC cation channel family protein, with the protein MEIFPERTQLVLDLVGVFFFAVTGALLAARKGFDIVASTFLAGLTGLGGGVVRDVIINVRPAAFEHPVYLLPVVLGAGVVYLYYPHVPRFRRTLLLFDAAGLGLFCVTGTVKALAADVPAVSAVLLGVTTAVGGGLLRDVVAREVPSLFRYDDIYALPAVVGAAATAVLWRFDALAVWTGVAASVLTFALRALAVKYGWRAPLAYRRQAPDG; encoded by the coding sequence GTGGAGATCTTCCCGGAGCGCACCCAGCTCGTGCTGGACCTCGTCGGCGTCTTCTTCTTCGCGGTCACCGGCGCGCTGCTGGCGGCGCGCAAGGGGTTCGACATCGTGGCGAGCACCTTCCTGGCCGGGCTGACCGGCCTGGGCGGCGGCGTGGTCCGCGACGTGATCATCAACGTGCGGCCCGCGGCCTTCGAGCACCCGGTGTACCTGCTGCCCGTCGTGCTCGGCGCCGGCGTGGTCTACCTGTACTACCCGCACGTGCCGCGGTTCCGGCGCACGCTGCTGCTGTTCGACGCCGCCGGGCTCGGGCTGTTCTGCGTGACGGGGACGGTGAAGGCGCTGGCCGCGGATGTCCCGGCGGTGTCGGCCGTGCTGCTGGGCGTGACGACGGCGGTCGGCGGCGGCCTGCTCCGCGACGTCGTGGCGCGCGAGGTGCCGTCGCTGTTCCGCTACGACGACATCTACGCGCTGCCCGCGGTGGTCGGCGCGGCGGCGACGGCGGTGCTCTGGCGGTTCGATGCGCTGGCGGTGTGGACGGGGGTTGCGGCCAGCGTCCTGACGTTCGCGCTGCGGGCGCTCGCGGTCAAGTACGGATGGCGCGCACCGCTGGCCTACCGCCGTCAGGCTCCGGACGGCTGA